A stretch of Acidobacteriota bacterium DNA encodes these proteins:
- a CDS encoding ABC transporter permease, giving the protein MISLAGRDILHSWSKFVFTGVGLGLLIGVTFTMAGVYRGMVDDAKVLLNNSGADLWVVQKDTLGPYAEPSSVHDDVYRTILGMPGVARAANVTYLTMQVRQGETDVRAMVVGFVPGEPGEPRYLIAGRRVTRSHYEAVVDVSAGFAVGDQIRIRRHDYTVVGVTRRMVSSGGDPMVFIPLKDAQEAQFLKDNDAIVNERARTADNPALNRPGVPGLLDAIEASQTSGHTVNAVLVRVASGHAPDRVAADLRRWKHVEAFTRVEMEDILIAKLIATAAKQIGMFLVILTIVSAAIVAFIIYTMTLGKIREIAVLKLIGTHNSTIAGMILQQALWLGVIGFAVGKIAATLWGPAFPRYVLLEPRDAVIGFVIVMLVCVLASTLAIRAALRVDPAAAIGG; this is encoded by the coding sequence ATGATCAGCCTCGCAGGCCGGGACATCCTGCACTCGTGGAGCAAGTTCGTATTCACCGGTGTGGGACTCGGGTTGCTGATCGGTGTGACGTTCACCATGGCGGGCGTTTATCGCGGCATGGTGGATGACGCCAAGGTACTGCTCAACAACAGCGGCGCAGACCTCTGGGTCGTGCAGAAGGACACGCTTGGCCCCTACGCCGAGCCGTCCAGCGTGCACGACGATGTGTACCGCACGATCCTGGGGATGCCGGGCGTCGCGCGGGCCGCCAACGTCACGTACCTCACGATGCAAGTGCGCCAGGGCGAGACGGACGTCCGCGCCATGGTCGTCGGGTTCGTCCCGGGGGAGCCGGGCGAGCCGCGCTACCTCATCGCCGGACGGCGCGTGACGCGTAGTCACTACGAAGCCGTCGTCGATGTGAGCGCCGGATTCGCGGTTGGCGATCAGATTCGCATTCGTCGGCACGACTACACCGTGGTGGGCGTGACGCGGCGCATGGTGTCCTCCGGAGGCGACCCGATGGTCTTCATCCCGCTCAAGGATGCGCAGGAGGCGCAATTCCTGAAGGACAACGATGCGATCGTCAACGAGCGCGCGCGTACGGCAGACAACCCCGCGCTCAATCGTCCCGGCGTCCCGGGACTGCTGGACGCGATCGAGGCCTCGCAGACCAGCGGCCACACCGTCAACGCCGTGCTGGTCCGTGTGGCCAGCGGCCACGCCCCCGATCGTGTGGCGGCGGACCTGCGCCGGTGGAAACACGTCGAAGCCTTTACGCGCGTGGAGATGGAGGACATTCTGATCGCCAAACTGATCGCCACGGCAGCAAAACAAATCGGCATGTTCCTGGTGATTCTGACGATCGTGAGCGCTGCTATCGTGGCCTTCATCATCTACACGATGACCCTGGGCAAGATCCGGGAGATCGCCGTGCTGAAGCTGATCGGTACCCACAACTCGACCATCGCCGGCATGATCCTGCAGCAGGCACTGTGGCTGGGCGTGATCGGGTTTGCGGTTGGCAAGATCGCAGCCACACTCTGGGGGCCGGCGTTCCCGCGATACGTGCTGCTCGAACCCCGGGACGCGGTGATCGGCTTCGTCATCGTCATGCTCGTCTGCGTCCTCGCCAGCACGCTGGCCATTCGCGCGGCTTTGCGCGTGGACCCGGCGGCCGCGATTGGGGGCTGA
- a CDS encoding type II toxin-antitoxin system RelE/ParE family toxin: MAWEVEGTNEFAGWFGDLNDEEQVSVGRVVELLVEHGPALPFPYSSGIATSRHRHMRELRIQHEGSPYRVLYAFDPRRAAILLLGGDKSGNDRWYDEQVPLADTLCDDYLQELKREGLI, translated from the coding sequence GTGGCGTGGGAAGTTGAGGGCACCAACGAATTCGCCGGCTGGTTCGGTGACCTCAACGACGAAGAACAGGTCAGCGTCGGTCGCGTCGTCGAGTTGCTGGTCGAACATGGACCAGCGTTGCCGTTCCCGTATTCATCCGGTATCGCCACGTCGCGGCACCGCCACATGCGTGAGTTGCGGATTCAGCACGAGGGGAGTCCGTATCGGGTGCTGTATGCGTTCGATCCGCGACGGGCGGCGATTCTTCTGTTGGGTGGCGATAAGAGCGGAAACGACCGTTGGTACGACGAGCAGGTCCCGCTTGCCGACACCCTGTGCGACGATTACCTCCAGGAACTGAAACGGGAAGGGTTGATATGA
- a CDS encoding Crp/Fnr family transcriptional regulator, with the protein MGEVLFAEGDACQGLYVLVSGRVRIFKTSASGREQVLAVEEPGSSFAELPVFDGGPYPASASAISDTEALFISRADVRALCLERPEVTLKILQVVAARQRRVVAVIEELSFTTVRQRVVSWLLRQAATNGRPSERGTTITLPASHQELAAHVGTVRELVSRNLTRLQARGFIAVDARELTILDPEGLEADLESE; encoded by the coding sequence ATGGGCGAGGTTCTGTTCGCAGAAGGCGATGCCTGTCAGGGGCTTTACGTCCTCGTCTCCGGCAGGGTCAGGATCTTCAAGACCTCGGCCTCCGGGCGAGAGCAAGTCCTGGCCGTGGAAGAACCGGGGAGTTCCTTTGCCGAACTGCCGGTGTTCGACGGCGGCCCGTATCCGGCGTCGGCCTCCGCGATATCCGACACCGAGGCGCTGTTCATCTCGCGCGCCGATGTCCGCGCGCTGTGTCTGGAACGCCCGGAGGTCACGCTGAAAATCCTACAGGTCGTCGCGGCACGTCAGCGGAGGGTGGTGGCCGTGATCGAGGAGTTGTCCTTCACGACGGTTCGCCAACGAGTTGTCTCCTGGCTGCTGCGACAGGCCGCCACCAACGGCCGACCGTCCGAGCGCGGCACGACGATCACGCTGCCAGCCAGTCATCAGGAACTTGCCGCGCATGTCGGCACCGTGCGTGAGCTCGTGTCGCGCAACCTCACCAGACTCCAGGCACGGGGATTCATCGCTGTTGACGCGCGAGAGCTCACCATCCTCGATCCCGAAGGCCTGGAAGCCGACCTCGAGTCCGAGTAG
- a CDS encoding efflux RND transporter periplasmic adaptor subunit, with amino-acid sequence MTWRFRVPRQVWVVVVALGLLLALGWVATQSGPLAPIPVTVAQVVRADVAPTLFGIGTVEARRAYVIGPTAAGRVRRVLADVGDSVAAGQLLAEMEPVDLDTRVAATTAAADRGRSAVAAADAQVQDVRSRHTWAATEARRAEALGAAGAASQSSVDAARQAEQSAQAQLAAAEASLTAARRDLSRLQADTGGAQQQRGNLRLVAPVDGVVTARDAEPGSTVVAGQAVLKLEDPGSLWISVRLDQARSAGLQAGLPARITRRADPLAPLAGTVVRVEPISDAVTEERIAKVAFDRAPTDVSSGEMAEVTLTLPVIRNAVVVPNASLRHRGSEQGVWRYVDGQLGFVPVITGVEGAEGTVQILDGLQVGDQVVVYSERDLGDRSRVTVVPALRGAVP; translated from the coding sequence ATGACATGGCGCTTCAGAGTTCCCCGCCAAGTCTGGGTTGTGGTGGTGGCACTCGGGCTGCTTCTGGCACTCGGGTGGGTGGCCACCCAGAGCGGCCCGCTCGCGCCGATTCCAGTGACGGTGGCGCAAGTGGTGCGGGCGGATGTGGCCCCTACGCTCTTCGGTATTGGCACCGTCGAGGCCCGCCGCGCCTACGTGATCGGACCCACGGCGGCCGGCCGCGTCCGGCGTGTGCTCGCCGACGTTGGTGATTCTGTCGCTGCGGGACAGTTGCTGGCTGAGATGGAACCTGTGGATCTCGATACCCGGGTGGCCGCCACAACTGCAGCCGCCGATCGCGGCCGGAGCGCCGTCGCCGCAGCCGATGCGCAGGTGCAGGACGTCAGGAGCCGTCACACCTGGGCTGCGACCGAGGCGCGGCGAGCCGAAGCCCTGGGAGCCGCTGGCGCGGCCAGCCAGAGCTCAGTGGACGCCGCGCGACAGGCCGAGCAGTCTGCCCAGGCGCAGCTCGCCGCCGCGGAGGCGTCACTGACGGCGGCCCGACGGGACCTCTCCCGCCTGCAGGCCGACACCGGAGGCGCGCAACAGCAGCGCGGCAACCTTCGCCTTGTTGCCCCTGTGGACGGTGTCGTCACGGCGCGAGACGCCGAACCCGGGTCAACTGTCGTGGCCGGTCAGGCCGTCCTCAAGCTGGAGGATCCTGGCAGCCTCTGGATCAGCGTGCGTCTGGACCAGGCACGGTCTGCGGGATTGCAGGCCGGTTTGCCCGCTCGGATCACACGTCGCGCGGATCCACTTGCCCCGCTGGCGGGCACGGTTGTGCGCGTGGAGCCCATCAGCGATGCGGTCACCGAGGAACGCATTGCGAAGGTCGCGTTTGACCGCGCGCCCACGGACGTATCGAGCGGCGAGATGGCCGAGGTTACCCTCACCCTGCCCGTGATCAGGAATGCCGTCGTCGTCCCCAACGCCAGCCTCCGGCATCGGGGTTCTGAACAGGGCGTATGGCGGTACGTGGACGGTCAACTCGGGTTCGTCCCGGTGATCACCGGAGTGGAGGGGGCCGAAGGGACCGTTCAGATTCTTGACGGGCTGCAGGTGGGCGACCAGGTGGTCGTCTACAGCGAGCGCGACCTCGGCGACCGCAGCCGCGTCACGGTTGTGCCGGCGTTGCGAGGAGCGGTGCCATGA
- a CDS encoding helix-turn-helix transcriptional regulator: MKRHKWSDIKTRTKPETRNRMEAEAQRLSDDLHLSQLRKARGLTQETMAELLGVSQAEVSKMERRTELYVGTLRKFIEAMNGELVIAARFADGVEVPIRLAEEEDAA; this comes from the coding sequence ATGAAGCGACACAAGTGGTCTGACATCAAGACTCGCACGAAGCCGGAGACCCGCAATCGGATGGAGGCGGAGGCGCAGCGTCTGTCCGACGATTTGCACTTGTCGCAGCTTCGGAAGGCCCGAGGCCTGACGCAGGAGACGATGGCCGAACTGCTCGGCGTGAGCCAAGCAGAGGTGTCCAAGATGGAGCGGCGGACGGAGCTTTACGTCGGCACGCTGCGGAAGTTCATCGAAGCGATGAACGGCGAGCTGGTCATCGCGGCGCGCTTCGCTGACGGAGTCGAGGTGCCGATTCGCCTAGCTGAGGAAGAGGACGCGGCCTGA
- a CDS encoding cupin domain-containing protein — MRQTTVLDTDPHLATGRRKPSPEVGEERRKHLGHVGQDAVDAHPNQGVELLARERARRRTEHTSPYDALVLVLEGEFVLVIGGVEYRAPQGTIVRLPANVPHAPVRSRMLLMMVK; from the coding sequence TTGAGACAGACGACAGTACTCGACACGGATCCCCATCTTGCCACGGGGCGGCGCAAGCCGTCACCTGAGGTCGGCGAGGAGCGGCGCAAGCACCTCGGGCACGTCGGTCAGGATGCCGTTGACGCCCATCCGAATCAGGGCGTTGAGCTCCTCGCGCGGGAGCGTGCCCGCCGTCGTACCGAACACACGTCGCCGTACGACGCGTTGGTCCTCGTGCTTGAGGGTGAATTTGTCCTGGTCATCGGCGGCGTGGAGTATCGCGCGCCGCAGGGGACCATCGTTCGACTTCCGGCGAATGTGCCACACGCGCCGGTGCGCTCGCGGATGCTGCTGATGATGGTGAAGTGA
- a CDS encoding helix-turn-helix domain-containing protein, with amino-acid sequence MCRGLYFAGHLLGRATMCLGAAVRMACQIAFVPVMDSAGIGSTTTRRDPETRKLPVLLTSGEVAQLLRTTRKAVYAMVERGQLPGVVRLGRRVLVQERALVDWLGQKSTSSLER; translated from the coding sequence ATGTGTCGAGGGTTATACTTCGCCGGCCACCTGCTCGGGCGCGCCACCATGTGCCTCGGTGCCGCGGTCAGGATGGCCTGTCAGATCGCGTTCGTACCAGTAATGGACTCGGCTGGCATCGGATCAACCACCACTCGACGCGATCCAGAAACGCGCAAACTTCCCGTCCTCCTGACTAGCGGCGAGGTCGCGCAGTTGCTGCGAACGACGAGGAAGGCCGTGTACGCCATGGTCGAGCGAGGGCAGCTCCCTGGAGTGGTCCGGCTCGGCCGCCGTGTCCTCGTCCAGGAGAGGGCTTTGGTAGACTGGCTCGGCCAGAAGTCCACGTCATCGTTGGAAAGGTAG
- a CDS encoding ABC transporter ATP-binding protein, with translation MTSVDGIQIEGLSKRYGEGPTAVDALKDVNMSVAPGEVVGLIGPSGSGKTTLLKCLGAVIEPTRGRMTLGGQVIYDGGWKIADLRVLRRDRIGFIFQAPYLIPFLDATDNVALLPMLAGQSNAVARARARELLEALDMAHRASALPAELSGGEQQRVSIARALANRPPVILADEPTAPLDSERGLAVMRILHQLASQYATAIVVVTHDEKIIPTFKRTYHIRDGRTVEEALR, from the coding sequence ATGACGAGCGTCGACGGGATCCAGATAGAAGGATTGAGCAAACGCTACGGCGAAGGGCCGACCGCCGTCGATGCGCTCAAGGACGTCAACATGTCTGTGGCGCCAGGCGAGGTCGTCGGGCTGATCGGGCCGAGCGGCTCGGGCAAGACCACGCTGCTCAAGTGCCTCGGCGCGGTCATTGAGCCGACGCGCGGCCGCATGACGCTGGGTGGCCAGGTGATCTACGACGGCGGCTGGAAGATCGCCGATCTGCGTGTCTTGCGCCGCGACCGGATCGGATTCATCTTTCAGGCGCCGTACTTGATTCCGTTTCTCGATGCCACCGACAACGTGGCCCTGCTCCCGATGCTGGCCGGCCAATCAAACGCGGTTGCGAGGGCCCGTGCACGAGAGCTGTTGGAGGCCCTCGACATGGCACATCGCGCCAGCGCACTGCCTGCGGAGCTGTCGGGCGGCGAGCAGCAGCGCGTCTCCATTGCCCGGGCACTGGCCAACCGGCCGCCTGTCATTCTGGCCGACGAGCCAACGGCGCCACTCGACAGCGAGCGGGGCCTCGCCGTCATGCGCATCCTCCACCAATTGGCGAGCCAGTACGCGACGGCGATCGTCGTCGTGACGCACGACGAGAAGATCATCCCGACCTTCAAACGCACCTACCACATCCGCGATGGGCGGACCGTCGAGGAGGCGCTGCGCTGA
- a CDS encoding molybdopterin oxidoreductase family protein, translated as MSERPPLQELIEKYGPHTASVPPGGWESRGDHTSETLVKTHCCFCGQQCGIQLKVRDNTVVGFEPWEEFPFNKGKLCPKGVKRYLQGASPDRLLEPLMKAPGEGFRPASWEDAMAFTARRIQEIRAEHGPDSVAIYGGASLTTEKAYLLGKFARLAVGTRHIDYNGRLCMVSAGTAYKLALGIDRAPNNWADIPRAQVLLVAGANVAECAPITTDYIWRCRDNGGRLIVADPRMTPITRNADLYLPVRPGTDLPLYLSMLHVILRDGLEDRAFIDAHTTGFEQAVASSQRWDPLTAAEVTGVPPQSIETAAHWFAEADRAMVLHARGVEHHSKGVENCLSLLNLCLATGNFGREGAGCVMITGQGNGQGGREHGQKCDQLPGARSISDPEARAHVAGVWGVSPDEIPQAGYSAVEIMEAIHRGEIKALLSICFNPLVSLPDAAFTQEALERLEFFGVVDFFLSETAHFADVVLAGSLQEEHEGVVCTAEGRVVHIRKAVDPPGQAREDWKIYVDLAARLGKADLFPYTEPKDIFEELRHASRGGTADYYGITYDRLDKEMGVFWPCPAEDHPGTPRLFEGGHFHFPDGRARILPTEYRESGDPVDSSFPVYLTTGRVVSQYLSGTQTRRIGPLVDQCPAPRVEMHPTLAAVHGLQNGDNVTVTTRRRAITLAVHIVKTIRPDTVFIAYHWPDRQSANQLTHRTLDPRSKIPEFKVSACRLEKATA; from the coding sequence GTGTCTGAGCGCCCGCCATTACAAGAGTTGATTGAGAAATACGGTCCCCACACCGCATCGGTCCCGCCGGGCGGATGGGAGTCGCGCGGGGATCACACCTCGGAAACCCTGGTGAAGACCCACTGCTGCTTTTGCGGGCAGCAGTGTGGCATCCAGCTGAAAGTGCGCGACAACACGGTGGTGGGCTTTGAGCCGTGGGAGGAGTTCCCCTTCAACAAGGGGAAGCTCTGTCCCAAAGGTGTGAAGCGCTATCTGCAGGGTGCCAGTCCCGATCGGTTGCTCGAGCCGTTGATGAAGGCGCCCGGGGAAGGGTTTCGTCCCGCCTCGTGGGAAGATGCCATGGCCTTCACCGCGCGCCGGATTCAGGAGATTCGCGCGGAACACGGCCCCGACTCCGTCGCGATTTATGGCGGCGCATCGCTGACGACCGAGAAGGCGTATCTGCTCGGCAAGTTTGCCCGGCTCGCGGTGGGCACCCGTCACATCGACTACAACGGGCGGCTCTGCATGGTGTCTGCCGGCACCGCGTACAAACTGGCGCTCGGGATCGATCGTGCGCCCAACAACTGGGCGGATATTCCGAGGGCGCAGGTGCTGCTGGTGGCCGGTGCGAATGTCGCCGAGTGTGCGCCCATTACGACCGATTACATCTGGCGATGCCGCGACAACGGCGGCCGCTTGATCGTGGCCGATCCGCGGATGACGCCGATTACGCGCAACGCGGACTTGTACCTGCCGGTGCGACCCGGCACCGACCTGCCGTTATATCTCTCGATGCTGCACGTCATCCTGCGCGACGGCCTTGAAGACCGCGCGTTCATCGACGCACACACCACCGGGTTTGAGCAGGCCGTGGCCTCCTCCCAGCGGTGGGATCCCCTGACCGCGGCCGAAGTCACCGGCGTGCCGCCGCAGTCAATCGAGACGGCCGCGCACTGGTTTGCGGAAGCGGATCGCGCCATGGTGCTGCACGCGCGCGGCGTTGAACATCACAGCAAGGGCGTGGAGAACTGTCTCTCGCTCCTGAATCTGTGCCTGGCCACGGGCAACTTCGGTCGCGAGGGCGCCGGGTGCGTGATGATCACGGGACAGGGCAACGGGCAGGGCGGACGTGAGCACGGGCAGAAGTGCGACCAGCTCCCCGGTGCACGGTCCATCAGCGATCCCGAGGCCCGCGCGCATGTGGCCGGCGTCTGGGGTGTGTCGCCTGACGAGATTCCACAGGCCGGTTACTCGGCCGTCGAGATCATGGAAGCGATCCATCGCGGCGAGATCAAGGCGCTGCTGTCGATCTGTTTCAACCCGCTGGTCTCGTTGCCTGATGCCGCTTTCACCCAGGAAGCGCTGGAGCGCCTCGAGTTTTTCGGCGTGGTGGACTTCTTTCTCTCGGAGACCGCGCATTTTGCCGACGTGGTGCTGGCCGGCAGCCTGCAGGAGGAACACGAGGGTGTGGTGTGCACCGCCGAAGGCCGCGTGGTGCACATCCGCAAGGCCGTTGACCCGCCGGGGCAGGCGCGCGAAGACTGGAAAATTTACGTCGACCTGGCGGCGCGCCTTGGCAAAGCGGATCTGTTTCCCTACACCGAGCCCAAAGACATCTTCGAGGAACTCCGGCACGCGTCCCGCGGAGGCACGGCCGACTACTACGGCATTACCTACGACCGTCTGGACAAGGAGATGGGCGTGTTCTGGCCGTGCCCGGCGGAGGATCATCCCGGCACCCCGCGACTTTTTGAAGGTGGCCATTTCCACTTTCCGGATGGACGTGCGCGCATTCTCCCGACCGAGTACCGCGAGAGCGGCGACCCGGTGGATTCATCCTTCCCGGTGTATCTGACCACCGGACGAGTGGTGAGCCAGTACCTCTCCGGAACGCAGACCCGTCGCATCGGGCCGCTCGTCGATCAATGCCCGGCGCCTCGCGTCGAGATGCACCCCACGCTGGCGGCGGTCCACGGACTGCAGAACGGCGACAACGTGACCGTCACCACACGCCGGCGCGCCATCACACTCGCCGTCCACATTGTCAAGACTATTCGCCCTGACACGGTGTTTATCGCCTACCACTGGCCTGATCGCCAGAGTGCCAATCAATTGACGCATCGGACCCTCGACCCGCGCAGCAAGATTCCGGAGTTCAAGGTGTCTGCGTGCCGGCTGGAGAAAGCCACCGCATGA
- a CDS encoding MFS transporter, producing the protein MSSGSASTLESGNTRALILATGAMMVSFLGWALIGGLAPQFAALYNLNASATAFLVAVPVLLGSIARLPVGMLTDRFGGRITFSAVLLCGAAAAWLVPQTTSYRQLIGAAFLLGIAGSSFAVGAAFVSRWTPPERQGTALGVYGLGNLGQSFAVFGGPLLAGAAGWTTVFYSTSVLLLVFAVVFAVFARNPPGVVRPSGLAPMIRVLTREPVAWLLGAFYFLTFGGFVAFSIYLPTLLRDQFGLAPADAGFRAAGFVVLATAMRPVGGWLADRVGGAQVLSWVFGGIAPFALFLAWPEMVPFTVGALACATLMGLGNGAVFKLVPQHFPKETGTVTGLVAALGGLGGFFPPLLLGVFRDAFGVAWPGFALLSLVAVVLGVANRRVFASGERTWRLALPSLTRAKSDQIRAATWATMWTLGVCASIIVGSRNLQNFDAALVVYTFAVIVATWGVVFHYTVWVQKPPTEVYWRRGFELARQLGPIGALRRLVPLTATHIVGQTFIRERSRLRWWMHLLLSWGTMLAVAITFPLVFGWIHFESLPNDQMTYVTYVFGFPTMSFAVRTVTSWLLFHGLDIAAVMVLAGISLSLWRRMRDRGAFAVQTFAMDFVPLLMLFAISVTGLALTVSAMYLRGSFYGFLAITHAITVIAGLLYAPFGKFFHIFQRPAQLGVKLYQDAGAAGPGAHCARCGERYTSALHLGDLKQVLPQVGFDYAMPAPVAASSNEPLGHWQDLCPACKRRTVAFAQLRIKEAARV; encoded by the coding sequence ATGAGCTCAGGATCCGCGTCCACGCTGGAATCCGGAAATACACGGGCGCTCATCCTTGCGACGGGCGCCATGATGGTGTCGTTTCTCGGCTGGGCGCTGATTGGCGGCCTGGCCCCGCAGTTTGCCGCGCTATACAACCTGAATGCGTCGGCGACGGCATTCTTGGTGGCCGTGCCCGTCTTGCTCGGCTCGATCGCTCGGCTGCCCGTCGGCATGCTGACCGACCGGTTTGGCGGCCGGATCACCTTTTCGGCGGTCCTGCTCTGCGGTGCCGCCGCGGCGTGGTTGGTGCCACAGACGACGAGCTACCGCCAGTTGATCGGCGCCGCATTTTTGCTGGGGATAGCCGGGTCGTCATTCGCCGTCGGCGCGGCCTTTGTGTCCCGCTGGACGCCTCCGGAACGGCAGGGCACGGCACTCGGCGTATATGGCCTCGGCAACCTGGGACAGTCCTTCGCGGTGTTCGGTGGTCCTCTCCTGGCAGGAGCGGCCGGATGGACGACGGTGTTTTACAGCACCAGCGTGTTGCTGCTCGTCTTTGCGGTGGTTTTTGCTGTCTTCGCCCGCAATCCACCTGGCGTCGTGCGTCCGTCAGGACTGGCGCCGATGATTCGGGTGCTGACGCGGGAGCCCGTCGCGTGGCTGTTGGGCGCGTTTTACTTTCTGACGTTTGGCGGCTTCGTCGCCTTCTCCATTTATCTGCCGACACTCCTGCGCGATCAGTTTGGGTTGGCACCGGCTGACGCTGGCTTTCGTGCGGCAGGGTTTGTTGTCCTGGCCACCGCCATGCGTCCCGTGGGCGGATGGCTCGCCGATCGGGTCGGTGGTGCGCAGGTGTTGTCCTGGGTCTTCGGCGGGATTGCCCCCTTCGCGCTGTTTCTCGCGTGGCCGGAGATGGTGCCCTTTACGGTGGGCGCCCTTGCATGCGCCACGTTGATGGGTCTGGGCAACGGCGCTGTCTTCAAGCTGGTGCCTCAACACTTTCCGAAAGAAACCGGCACCGTGACTGGACTCGTCGCGGCCCTTGGGGGCCTCGGTGGATTTTTTCCTCCGCTCCTGCTCGGGGTCTTCCGTGACGCGTTCGGCGTGGCCTGGCCGGGATTCGCGCTGCTGTCGCTAGTGGCCGTCGTGCTCGGTGTGGCGAACCGTCGCGTCTTTGCCAGCGGCGAGCGCACGTGGCGGTTGGCACTTCCCAGTCTCACCAGGGCCAAGAGCGACCAGATTCGGGCCGCAACCTGGGCCACGATGTGGACGCTCGGCGTGTGCGCCTCGATTATTGTGGGATCGCGCAACCTGCAGAACTTCGACGCGGCGCTCGTGGTCTACACGTTCGCGGTCATCGTGGCGACGTGGGGCGTGGTCTTTCACTACACGGTGTGGGTGCAAAAGCCGCCGACCGAGGTCTACTGGCGTCGCGGGTTTGAACTGGCGCGCCAACTGGGTCCCATCGGCGCACTGCGGCGCTTGGTACCGCTGACCGCGACACACATCGTGGGCCAGACGTTCATCCGTGAGCGCTCGCGCCTGCGCTGGTGGATGCACTTGCTGCTCTCGTGGGGCACCATGCTGGCCGTCGCCATCACCTTTCCCCTGGTGTTCGGGTGGATTCACTTTGAATCGTTGCCCAACGATCAGATGACCTATGTCACCTACGTCTTCGGGTTCCCGACGATGTCGTTTGCGGTGCGGACGGTGACGTCATGGTTGCTCTTTCACGGTCTCGACATCGCGGCCGTGATGGTGCTGGCCGGGATCTCGCTGTCGTTGTGGCGGCGCATGCGTGATCGGGGCGCGTTTGCGGTCCAGACGTTTGCGATGGATTTTGTGCCGCTGCTGATGTTGTTTGCGATCTCGGTCACGGGGTTGGCCCTGACTGTCTCGGCAATGTATTTGCGCGGCAGTTTTTACGGGTTCCTGGCGATCACGCACGCCATCACGGTGATTGCCGGCCTGCTGTACGCGCCGTTCGGAAAATTCTTCCACATCTTTCAGCGGCCTGCGCAGTTGGGCGTGAAGCTGTATCAGGATGCCGGCGCGGCAGGTCCCGGCGCGCACTGCGCGCGGTGTGGCGAACGGTACACATCGGCGCTGCATCTGGGCGATCTCAAGCAGGTGCTGCCGCAGGTGGGGTTTGACTATGCAATGCCGGCACCGGTCGCGGCCTCTTCGAACGAGCCCCTGGGCCACTGGCAGGATCTGTGTCCGGCGTGCAAGCGGCGCACTGTCGCCTTCGCGCAGCTGAGAATCAAGGAGGCTGCCCGTGTCTGA
- a CDS encoding alkaline phosphatase family protein: MCLTHLSHTTLITGVRPRLHGVVGNRVTVRRTGERLLFTNLTRRESVKAATIFDVVKASGRRTAAFFRPETRSDAAIDDNVAEVFRVEGGPDPREVTPGLPDELRSADVPIDAYYAFYDNPYAQGAGDLALTQAAAHVFERRKPAFTAIHLLVTDKAQHEFGPSHYLSWGALTADIETHLTLDPKNSSTARRLMDEPYHGHGFLPDYPEMYPVLVLSGSGIARGARLGHVRNIDEPPTIAALLGLEMRGVEGLVLREAIRQRAFSAAPPRRSAHRGCGRCV, translated from the coding sequence TTGTGCCTGACTCATCTGTCGCACACCACGCTCATCACCGGGGTCAGGCCACGCCTGCACGGGGTTGTCGGCAACCGCGTCACCGTACGGCGCACGGGCGAGCGGCTGCTCTTCACGAACCTCACCAGACGTGAGTCGGTGAAGGCCGCGACGATCTTCGATGTCGTCAAGGCGAGCGGGCGACGCACCGCCGCGTTCTTCCGGCCCGAAACGCGAAGTGATGCAGCCATTGACGACAACGTGGCGGAGGTCTTCAGGGTCGAGGGCGGGCCCGACCCGCGCGAGGTGACGCCCGGGCTGCCAGACGAGCTGCGCAGCGCCGACGTGCCGATCGATGCGTACTACGCGTTCTACGACAACCCGTACGCGCAAGGCGCGGGCGACCTGGCGCTGACCCAGGCCGCCGCCCACGTCTTCGAACGACGGAAGCCGGCCTTCACCGCCATCCACCTGCTCGTCACAGACAAGGCCCAGCACGAGTTCGGCCCGTCCCACTATCTGTCGTGGGGTGCGCTCACCGCTGATATCGAGACCCATCTGACGCTCGACCCGAAGAATTCGTCCACCGCGCGGCGCCTGATGGACGAGCCGTATCACGGCCACGGCTTTCTGCCGGATTATCCAGAGATGTATCCAGTGCTCGTGCTGTCGGGATCGGGGATTGCCCGGGGCGCGCGGCTGGGCCACGTCCGGAATATCGACGAGCCGCCGACGATTGCCGCGCTGCTCGGTCTGGAGATGCGCGGCGTCGAGGGACTCGTGCTGCGCGAGGCCATCCGACAGCGCGCGTTCAGCGCAGCGCCTCCTCGACGGTCCGCCCATCGCGGATGTGGTAGGTGCGTTTGA